The Drechmeria coniospora strain ARSEF 6962 chromosome 02, whole genome shotgun sequence genome has a segment encoding these proteins:
- a CDS encoding putative protein disulfide-isomerase precursor, protein MVLLKGFALSAVVAVAAAKSAVIDLRSSNFDDVVLKSGKATFVEFYAPWCGHCKNLAPIWEDLGVAYEHAKNKVQIAKVNGDEDRALSKRFGIQGFPTLKFFDGKSDTPLDYEEARDLQSLSNFIRKQVGIEGKKKVEVPSNVVMLNERSFPKAIGGDQNILVAFTAPWCGHCKTLAPIWEDIANSFASEDNVMVAKVDADAADGKLVGKEYGITGYPTLKYFRAGSKKAEPYEGGRTEADFVEFMNGIAGTQRMPGGELNSQAGTVASLDTLVSKMLGDGKMTDITAELEKESEKLTKAAQKKYAEYYVRVVNKLSKSEAFAEKELTRLTGILSKGGIAPLKRDEIQRKLNVLRKFTEGVGDKVTESVGEKVTESVGDQATKEEAKDEL, encoded by the exons ATGGTCCTGTTGAAAGGGTTCGCACTCTCCGCCGTGGTGGCAGTTGCAGCGGCAAAATCTGCCGTCATCGACCTTCGATCCTCCAATTTCGACGACGTTGTCCTGAAATCTGGCAAGGCCACATTTGTTGAGTTCTATGCTCCCTGGTGCGGTCACTGCAAGAACCTTGCTCCCATCTGGGAGGACCTCGGCGTTGCCTATGAACATGCCAAGAACAAGGTGCAAATCGCCAAGGTGAACGGGGACGAAGATCGCGCCCTCAGCAAGCGATTCGGCATCCAGGGCTTTCCAACTCTCAAGTTCTTTGACGGCAAGTCGGACACACCGCTGGATTACGAGGAGGCTCGGGACCTCCAGAGTCTATCGAATTTTATTCGCAAGCaggtcggcatcgagggcAAGAAGAAGGTCGAAGTTCCGAGCAACGTTGTCATGCTCAACGAACGGTCGTTTCCCAAGGCTATCGGTGGCGACCAGAACATCTTGGTGGCGTTCACGGCCCCGTGGTGCGGAC ACTGCAAAACCCTGGCTCCTATCTGGGAGGACATTGCGAATTCTTTTGCCTCCGAAGACAATGTCATGGTCGCCAAGgttgacgccgacgcggccgacggcaagctcgtTGGGAAGGAGTACGGCATCACCGGGTACCCCACTCTCAAGTACTTTCGCGCCGGTAGCAAGAAGGCAGAACCATACGAGGGTGGTCGTACAGAGGCGGACTTTGTCGAATTCATGAACGGAATTGCCGGTACTCAGCGTATGCCCGGCGGCGAACTCAACAGCCAGGCTGGAACTGTTGCCTCTCTGGACACTCTCGTGAGCAAgatgctcggcgacgggaaGATGACAGACATtacggccgagctcgagaaggAATCGGAGAAGCTCACGAAGGCGGCGCAGAAGAAGTACGCCGAGTACTACGTCCGGGTGGTGAATAAGCTCAGCAAGAGTGAGGCCTTTGCCGAGAAGGAACTGACTCGATTGACGGGCATTCTTTCCAAAGGTGGGATTGCGCCGCTCAAGCGGGATGAGATTCAGCGAAAGTTGAACGTGCTGCGCAAGTTCACCGAGGGTGTTGGCGACAAGGTCACCGAGAGTGTTGGCGAGAAGGTCACCGAGAGTGTTGGCGACCAGGCCACCAAGGAGGAAGCGAAGGATGAGCTGTAA
- a CDS encoding RING finger ubiquitin ligase, with amino-acid sequence MPSRPSTSDMTTPSGRLLDALTPAPAAADDDGMPQTRHPAAGLLFVLFVIWLLFPEGEYQNQTLALSDVAAERLSRYRDALTVLNHTRWGDFAPRAADAKVDAPVAYVNLTGFREIDGFAWEDLEAFRQKALRLSRHAVPPINGQQLWDTAEGAPLWANASGTLHGEWERRPGSVPRTFGSYNLSRSVPGMDWVGHRVEWARNITGKSGRMMIRLEGNKTVTTYDSLAHSSVPLTGGKIRNLRGVATIEDTTGSGLNWEMRLWGVHWPRQGVVLMATTSEKFEGVFGLPHLAPSEDFFRSSQMLLNETLHRVMRKKQRNILVDQNMPWNSDMDNPLYTTHPSPHCEFVLYAQVHPPLLLEGQGKSLSALEADRVIRAIESELENPLGAPISAVPRLQMSAVIHSPDCGFFLETKGPPDYPPGEANHLVGMKSEVHTHQVKTWMLIYALVVFTQVRLLKNQMKESSTPSTMGRVSFWTVSAMVIVDGMTFTAAATWVSSAAATFLPTLALMFVSFLSMTIGGSFLAKMFEVQIPESRVHRRRASSNHTSDTASTTPSAPPTPSATGPILPGPVTTSRPPGQETIIIPSDQDMDAEIASAASAVPRPSAAAIPAQPQAELPRRTQTFQALVGRFILFSLCISFLSISSTTWYPRPRSLFLNACTFAYLSLWLPQIYRNTLRNCRRALRWQFVIGQSLLRLLPVAYFWVKEDNFLYARTDRGVFVVFCAWLWIQVCLLAAQEILGPRFGVPSGWTPEAWDYHPVLREDSVEAGGLPIGLTGDDSGARMRRGSSSSAEKRGAVGGLAGSSVRAIDCAICREVLEVSVIGAGDDEGRVATVFARRLYMVTPCRHIFHTACLEGWMRFRLQCPICREELPPV; translated from the exons ATGCCCTCGCGTCCTTCGACATCGGAcatgac GACGCCTTCAGGACGCCTTCTGGACGCCCTCACCCCGGCCCCAGCAgccgcggacgacgacggcatgccgCAAACGCGGCACCCGGCCGCGGGCTTGCTCTTTGTTCTCTTCGTCATCTGGCTGCTCTTCCCGGAGGGCGAGTACCAGAACCAGACGCTCGCCCTGTccgacgttgccgccgaGCGCCTCTCGAGGTACCGCGACGCACTCACCGTCCTCAACCACACTCGCTGGGGCGACTTCGCACCGCGCGCGGCCGATGCAAAGGTCGATGCCCCCGTGGCCTACGTCAACCTCACAGGCTTCCGCGAGATCGATGGCTTCGCCTGGGAGGACCTGGAGGCCTTTCGGCAGAAGGCGCTGAGGCTGAGTCGACACGCCGTGCCGCCCATCAACGGCCAGCAGCTGTGGGACACGGCCGAGGGAGCACCCCTGTGGGCCAACGCCTCGGGCACGCTTCACGGAGAGTGGGAGCGTCGACCGGGCTCGGTGCCCCGAACCTTTGGCAGCTACAACCTCAGCCGAAGCGTCCCCGGCATGGACTGGGTGGGCCACAGGGTCGAGTGGGCGCGCAACATCACTGGCAAATCGGGGCGTATGATGATCCGGCTGGAGGGCAACAAGACGGTTACGACGTACGACTCGCTCGCCCATAGCAGCGTTCCGCTGACGGGAGGCAAGATCCGAAACCTCCGAGGCGTCGCCACCATCGAGGACACGACCGGCTCCGGCCTCAACTGGGAGATGCGTCTATGGGGCGTTCACTGGCCGCGCCAGGGCGTCGTcctcatggcgacgacgagcgagaagTTTGAAGGCGTCTTTGGGCTGCCGCACCTCGCGCCCAGCGAAGACTTCTTCCGCTCGAGCCAGATGCTGCTCAACGAGACGCTGCATCGCGTCATGAGGAAGAAGCAGAGGAACATTCTCGTCGACCAGAACATGCCGTGGAACTCGGACATGGACAACCCGCTCTACACGACCCATCCCTCGCCTCACTGCGAGTTCGTCCTGTACGCCCAGGTGCACCCGCCCCTCCTCCTGGAGGGTCAGGGGAAGAGCCTGTCGGCCCTGGAGGCGGACCGTGTCATCCGTGCCATCGAGTCGGAGCTGGAGAACCCCCTCGGTGCGCCCATCTCTGCCGTTCCAAGGCTGCAGATGTCGGCCGTCATCCACTCGCCCGACTGCGGCTTCTTCCTCGAGACCAAAGGACCGCCCGACTACCCGCCCGGCGAGGCAAATCACCTGGTTGGCATGAAGTCGGAGGTGCACACGCACCAGGTGAAGACTTGGATGCTCATctacgccctcgtcgtcttcacccAGGTCCGCCTCCTCAAGAATCAGATGAAGgaatcgtcgacgccgtcgaccatggGCCGAGTCAGCTTCTGGACCGTCAGCGCCAtggtcatcgtcgacggcatgacctttaccgccgccgccacctgggtttcctcggccgccgccaccttcCTCCCGACGCTGGCACTGATGTTCGTCTCCTTTCTGTCCATGACCATTGGCGGAAGTTTCCTGGCCAAGATGTTCGAGGTGCAGATTCCGGAGAGCCGtgtccatcgtcgtcgtgcatCGAGCAATCACACGAGCGACACCGCGAGCaccacgccgtcggcgcccccGACGCCCAGCGCGACAGGTCCGATACTCCCCGGTCCCGTAACCACGAGCCGACCGCCTGGACAAGAAACCATCATCATCCCCTCGGATCAAGACATGGACGCCGAGATCGCCTCCGCCGCTTCCGCCGTGCCCCGCCCAAGCGCCGCTGCCATTCCAGCCCAGCCCCAAGCCGAGCTTCCAAGACGGACCCAGACCTTCcaggccctcgtcggccgcttcATCCTCTTCAGCCTCTGCATTTCCTTTCTCTCCATCTCGTCCACGACATGGTACCCGCGCCCGCGGTCCCTTTTCCTCAACGCCTGCACCTTTGCCTACCTCTCCCTCTGGCTGCCGCAAATTTACCGCAACACCCTGCGCAACTGCCGCCGTGCGTTGCGGTGGCAGTTCGTCATAGGCCAATCCCTACTGCGTCTCCTGCCCGTCGCCTACTTTTGGGTGAAGGAGGACAACTTCCTCTACGCCCGCACCGACCGCGGCGTGTTTGTCGTATTCTGCGCCTGGCTTTGGATCCAGGtctgcctcctcgccgcgcAGGAAATCCTGGGCCCGAGGTTCGGCGTCCCCTCCGGCTGGACCCCCGAGGCCTGGGACTACCATCCCGTCCTCCGCGAAGACagcgtcgaagccggcggcctgCCGATCGGCCTCACCGGCGACGACTCGGGCGCCCGCATGCGCCGCGGCAGCAGCTCCAGCGCCGAGAagcgcggcgccgtcggcggcctcgcgggAAGCAGTGTGCGTGCCATCGACTGCGCCATATGCAGAGAGGTCCTCGAGGTGTccgtcatcggcgccggcgacgacgagggtaGGGTGGCGACCGTCTTCGCCCGGAGGCTGTACATGGTGACGCCGTGCCGTCACATCTTCCACACAGCATGCCTGGAGGGCTGGATGCGTTTCAGGCTGCAGTGTCCCATATGCAGGGAGGAACTACCGCCCgtttga
- a CDS encoding C6 zinc finger domain protein — MVSENAAGSTTASDSGILLADVLAVRTPQRRVASPKPNWTIWALDFGTFLTEFYPRHTFRPQQLNLQRAEGAIRIPGHCLLRFIDRSPTSLMFFGRSNLDPLILSLRPLTLHPRLQPNRSSPSDLGLFPKPSCDAPHVLHDRHDRHDWHDWHDWHDWHDWHDWHDWHDWHDWQDWHENRRPLDVLCYLLADGFWRTECALVPSPNRAMSSTRPSNAPLAVSQPSASVCSSSTSSSTSSPWPSSGLSAQVGAKRGRRSNPKVKTGCANCKLRRIKCDEKRPACSQCLKSNKTCSGYPPPSRGDRLLADVRIAPKPPGAAQPLPVPAHAPAAALRLATVLPPRRARRRSPSAHAVPPPSMTPSPTTYQPSDGLQLHHADVLYFDLFRLQTASELSGYFNSTFWARRVVQECHSEKAIRHAVVALGALYKTLEQSSPPASPTTPGMPSRMGSVMAHWQVAVKQYSEACNEMLLLKGDNLRSHRTRLMASVLLACFDSFIGDHRQAITQIQTGLGLLEQLHTYHPHHRSPSPDGHLEEDLVVIFTRLAIQAKSYDMAFHFPQPYVIRLTSPSRAATEPPTSETSSSSASTPQPTVPHRFDTLVEARQASDILCEKLLRFIERLQIAKNNPSNVLPANWRQYGLAFKDELDSWSEAFEPILRSRFDPAIGHLERSGTCALKMFQINTNILFMMMFCDTEVQFDGFMPHFKAIVDLGWEVVGADEKRAATACNPGSGHCHHEHHVTKGGLRAGKFATPHIKPSFAADLGIVPPLFVVATKCRDPSLRRQAIQLLRSSARREGMWDSELAANIGHWIMQVEEYDEQAPRGAVPTRPIPEEKRVMIKTVDFDLRARFADLRVGTRAVDDGCPDDRFRNTRITW; from the exons ATGGTGTCCGAGAACGCAGCAGGATCGACAACGGCGTCGGATTCCGGAATCTTGTTAGCGGATGTCTTAGCTGTCCGCACCCCCCAA CGGAGGGTGGCGAGTCCGAAGCCGAACTGGACGATCTGGGCCCTCGACTTTGGCACCTTCCTGACGGAATTCTACCCGCGTCATACCTTCCGCCCTCAACAACTAAATCTCCAGCGGGCGGAAGGGGCGATCCGCATACCGGGCCACTGCCTGCTCCGGTTCATTGACCGCTCGCCCACGTCTCTCATGTTCTTTGGAAGGAGCAACCTCGACC CTCTGATCCTCTCCCTCCGGCCGCTGACgctccatcctcgtctccAGCCTAACCGATCCTCACCTTCTGATCTTGGCCTCTTCCCGAAGCCGTCGTGCGACGCCCCGCATGTGCTCCACGACCGGCACGACCGGCACGACTGGCACGACTGGCACGACTGGCACGACTGGCACGACTGGCACGACTGGCACGACTGGCACGACTGGCACGACTGGCAAGACTGGCACGAAAATCGTAGGCCTCTCGAC GTGCTTTGCtacctgctcgccgacggctttTGGCGGACCGAATGTGCCCTCGTCCCGTCTCCTAACCGcgccatgtcgtcgacgcgccCCTCCAACGCACCGCTCGCCGTCTCGCAACCTTCGGCGTCGGTCTGCtcttcctcgacctcctcctcgacctcctctCCGTGGCCGAGCTCAGGTTTGAGCGCACAGGTCGGCGCGAAACGGGGTCGAAGGAGCAACCCCAAAGTAAAGACGGGTTGCGCCAACTGCAA ACTGAGACGCATCAAATGCGACGAGAAACGCCCGGCTTGTTCGCAATGTCTCAAGAGCAACAAGACGTGCTCGGGATATCCGCCCCCTAGTCGCGGTGACCGGCTCCTTGCCGATGTCCGGATTGCCCCCAAGCCCCCAGGAGCTGCGCAGCcgctgccggtgccggcccATGCTCCCGCTGCCGCTCTGCGACTGGCAACCGTGCTTCCGCCGCGccgcgcccgtcgtcgttcgCCATCCGCCCATGCAGTCCCTCCGCCGAGCATGACGCCCTCGCCAACCACCTACCAACCCTCCGACGGGTTGCAGCTGCACCATGCGGATGTCTTGTATTTTGATCTCTTTCGCCTGCAAACCGCGTCCGAGCTGTCGGGATACTTCAACTCGACCTTCTGGGCCCGGCGCGTCGTGCAGGAGTGCCACTCGGAAAAGGCGATTcgccatgccgtcgtcgccctcggcgccctgTACAAGACGCTGGAGCAGTCGAGCCCGCCGGCGTCTCCGACGACCCCCGGCATGCCGAGCCGGATGGGTTCCGTCATGGCCCACTGGCAGGTGGCCGTGAAGCAGTACTCGGAAGCTTGCAATGAGATGCTGCTGCTCAAGGGAGACAACCTGCGCTCCCACAGGACTCGTCTCATGGCCAGCGTTCTGCTCGCCTGCTTCGATTCCTTCATCGGTGACCACCGACAAGCCATTACGCAGATTCAAaccggcctcggcctgctggaGCAGCTGCACACGTACCATCCCCATCATCGATCGCCAAGCCCTGACGGACACCTCGAGGAAGACTTGGTCGTCATCTTCACCCGGCTGGCGATCCAAGCCAAGTCGTACGACATGGCCTTTCACTTTCCGCAACCCTACGTCATTCGACTCACCTCTCCGAGTCGGGCCGCCACCGAACCACCAACGTCGGAgacgagcagctcgtcggcctcgacgccgcagccgacggTGCCCCATCGATTCGATACCCTGGTGGAGGCGAGGCAAGCGTCCGACATTCTTTGCGAGAAGCTCCTCCGCTTCATCGAACGCCTGCAAATCGCAAAGAACAATCCGAGCAACGTGCTGCCGGCAAACTGGAGGCAATACGGCTTGGCCTTCAAGGATGAGCTCGACTCGTGGTCCGAAGCGTTTGAGCCCATCCTTCGCTCACGCTTCGATCCGGCCATCGGCCATCTCGAGAGGTCGGGCACTTGCGCCTTGAAGATGTTCCAGATCAACACAAACATTTTGTTCATGATGATGTTTTGCGACACCGAGGTCCAGTTTGACGGCTTCATGCCGCACTTCAAAGCCATCGTGGACCTAGGTTGGGAGGTTGTTGGCGCCGATGAGAAGAGAGCCGCGACGGCCTGCAATCCGGGCTCGGGCCATTGCCACCACGAACACCACGTAACGAAGGGGGGCCTCCGAGCAGGCAAGTTTGCCACCCCCCATATCAAGCCCAGTTTCGCGGCCGACCTGGGCATTGTTCCTCCCCTGTTTGTTGTCGCCACCAAATGTCGCGACCCCAGCCTGCGCCGGCAAGCCATCCAGCTTTTGAGAAGCAGCGCGAGACGCGAGGGCATGTGGGACAGTGAGCTCGCGGCCAACATCGGTCATTGGATCATGCAGGTCGAGGAGTATGACGAGCAGGCCCCGCGAGGCGCCGtcccgacgaggccgataCCCGAGGAGAAGAGGGTCATGATCAAGACGGTCGATTTCGACCTTCGCGCCCGGTTCGCCGATCTTCGCGTCGGCACAAGGGCTGTCGATGACGGATGTCCAGACGATCGATTCCGCAACACGCGCATCACGTGGTGA
- a CDS encoding rhomboid family membrane protein → MAQEQPQPSRPRRNEFIHNASVAGAVLSPLVMLLPPRRMDVRFFVLAGTFSLCTNQLAYEYTGRSMYARVSGRLGSVLDPGLPEGAKRTQQLLREQRELDAAEKRKRAGPEEKPAGLIKDIWMGGEGEDWSKKRAEEHRKSFDEGKGMSDIILEQIADVWSGNWKGDAKKNGDDDRSSDAAGEAKK, encoded by the coding sequence ATGGCGCAAGAGCAGCCGCagccatctcggcctcgccgaaaCGAATTCATCCACAacgcctccgtcgccggcgccgtcctgtCACCTCTCGTCATGCTGCTCCCCCCGCGGAGGATGGACGTTCgcttcttcgtcctcgccggcaccttTTCCCTCTGCACGAACCAGCTCGCCTACGAATACACGGGCCGATCCATGTACGCGCGCGTCAGCGGCCGACTCGgctccgtcctcgacccCGGCCTTCCCGAGGGCGCCAAGCGGACGCAGCAGCTGCTGAGGGAGCAGCGGGAGCTCGACGCGGCGGAGAAGCGCAAGCGTGCCGGCCCCGAGGAGAAGCCTGCGGGGTTGATCAAGGACATCTGGAtgggcggcgaaggcgaggacTGGTCCAAGAAGCGTGCCGAGGAGCACCGAAAGAGCTtcgacgagggcaagggCATGAGCGACATCATTCTGGAGCAGATTGCCGACGTCTGGAGCGGCAACTGGAAGGGCGACGCGAAGAAgaatggcgacgacgaccgatCGAGCGACGCCGCGGGCGAGGCCAAGAAATGA